Within the Miscanthus floridulus cultivar M001 chromosome 2, ASM1932011v1, whole genome shotgun sequence genome, the region TGCGGCTGTAGCACGACGGGCACCTCTGGGTATACGAGTGGAATCCTGCGGGGTGGGCGCCGATGTTCGACATCATGCGCCTCTTCCCTAACGACTGCATGTTCCCGACGGTGTGCGGCGTGTATGGCGTGTGCACGAACATGCAGTGGGTCACCTCGCACGTCACCTGTCCTGTCTATGATGCCAACCTCGTCCCTGGCACTAACGACAACACATAGTCGGCCGACAATGACACACCTGAGCTACAGCTGTCGGCGGCGGCTCTCGCGTAGGAGCTACCGTAGCCCATAGCCACGCCACCAGTAGCTGCTGCTGCGGTGGTCATTAACGTGGAGGAGACATAGGAGGAGAGGATCATCAGAGAGGAGACCAACGATTTGATGCGCATCGGCAGCATGAAGCGCGCGCTGCGCTCCAAGTCCGGTCGTGCGCCCGCATGGTTCTCGCGTTCGCACTCTACAAGGCACTCGCTCACAGTCACAGCGTCTGCCACCACTGGCACCAACACCGGTGCTGGCACCAAGAGGTTCACGCTACGTCTGCCTGACCACGTGCTCTAGGATCTCACCATGACTGGGATGCTCCAGCGCACCATGAGCCTAGTCGCGTTCTGCTCCAGCCATGGCGGTAGCATGCACCATGGCGTCAGCGTCAGGACTGGGGCCGGCGGCGGCGAATTTGCGGGTTATGTTTTTTTGGGTGTGCTGAGCAGGAAGGGTGAGCGCGTAGAAGATAAAGAAAGGTAGGGGGTTTTCTACAAATGTACTTtggatttaaggttaaataaatgggTATGGACCTAccgtgaaccattttaaaagttcatggaccaaaaaatacagtttcaaagttgatggacctaaatgacacccccacaaaagttaatggacctccgatGCATTTTACTcattcttttatattttaaatttgagtatagaaaaagccgtactataaagggagacATAAtgtttaagctaatatgtgctaccaagtgctcaaacaactatATGCATcatcagattcacagccaagacagtctacacttcactcttacccttactATCTTGCGTTGTGTGACACTAccgcgacttaagtgaccgttggggctgagggggtatctatacccatcctcttcctccccaatgtCTCCCTTCCTCCTCTTGCTGATTCTAGCACGCCCAAACAGAAAAtgagctctctctccctccattattATCCTCAAGCCCCCAagtaaatccattgatttccccatcaatccttgagggaaaagggtccaaaactcgattagagaacagctccattgattccccaactcaaaagagcacttggttcatgttttggtcggtggttgtgtttgttactcttggagcttggctcctagccagctagagcgtcgcccgtggagcttgccaacttgtgtggtagccttgggaggtttataatcatctcttgaagctagtatactcacccctcatctcaaaagttaagtctcttgacttaagaacgaggaagggttggaaagccctaaaccttagtggctaacctcaacaacatggagatagacaagccttggtggcgagccaaaccacaggataaattattgtgtcacttgtgcttgatttacattacttgcatttcatattgttggttgaggtgatttctagggtttctagttgatctacttgtgtgttgtgttcctaccacttctagctctcgatctATGAATCTCATACCTGTAGAAAGCTAAGAAATTTCTCTGATTTAAGTTtacattcactgattttgaactgtgactcgaagttgtctgtaggtgcgacagtgccgctgttctggcccTGCAGTGCCGCTGTCCGACAGTGCTGCGAGGTCATAGCGGCAGTGccgcagggtgaatttgataaaagtttgagtgtttgatttgacaggcctattcatcccctctaggcaaactagagatcctacacatactccctccatcctagaaTAGAGTGTGTTCTGGCTTTTGAGAGGTGTCGCAAATATAGTGCATTTGGGTAACAAGACGATGAAGTTTACTTAAATAAAAAAAACGTGATCTGCTGCTTCCTTTTTCATTTATTCTCTCTTCTACTTATCCCTTCAACCCTCCCCACAAGAACTCCGTCGCTCCCGTTCTCTTCTCCCCACCAagaaaactcacagatccatgTGGTATTTAAAGGAGATGCGCCGCCCATAGTATCATCGCCGCTCAAGCCCTCTCCACCTTCGTTGATGGGCAGTTCCTCCTCAGGCTACTGGCCGACGGCGTGGAAAGGGCAAGGCGGCATGCGGAACATGGTGGCTGTGGTACCCCAAACTTTGGCCAGCTGTGGAGGGTGTTGATTTCACCCTTGATTCGGAAGATGGGAGTGGCGACGAGATCTTGGAATTTGTCCCTACTCCGACGatgaaggaggtggagccgaatTGACTTCCCAAGCGAGCGACATCGAATTTGTTCCTGACTCGGAGGCACAGGAGACTGTGCCCCTGGAGGAGATGAGGCCAAGGTTTCTTAGATTTGCTGATCAGATACTCTAATAATGTTTCATGTACGCATCCCTACCTCCTTTCCCTCTAATGTCTGCGAGTTTTGTAGAAATTGTCAGGCATCTGAACTTGCAGATGAGCACAGGACTGGCAAGATTCAAGTGTAGGAGGCACTAGCAACAACCAAGAAATTAAGTGGTGTGGAAAACTCAATATCAGATGCTGAGACGGATGATGAGATAAAGGCAAACGTCGAACACAAGCTGAAAGATGAGGCAAAAGAAGAGAGGTTAAATGATTTGGTAAATGAAATGCTTAGTCTGATGGTACCTTTGTATGCAAAAAATATGAATGACACAAAAAAATAGGATTACTACTAAAATGAATAAGTAGTAATAGTGCACTATTTTTGTTTTACATATCTAGGAGTACTTTTGATTATTCAATAAACATAAACAAAGAGTACTAGTGCATGATAAACTACTGAGACAGTGACAGCATGACACTTTGATAAAGTTGGAGATCACAACTGAGCCTTGTAGGGAGCATGCCAAGCCTTTCTAACCTCTCCTTGTTCATGTGTGGTATCTTGTAGCCGTTGCCTCCACCAAGTTTCATGACTTCTAAGAAGCAGCCCTGTAGGGTTAAAACACCCTATTCACCATATTATGATCGTACTCGACGTATTCCTTCTCCACGTTCTTGATTAATTCATCTATGTTTTTGGAATTTCTAAGGTACGCCTTAGACTATAGGGAAGCAAAGAATCCCAGGTCTAACACATTCATGTCTGGTGAATTTGGGGGTTGATTCATTATGCAAATATCTAGACCAGTATGGGCTACTGCTAAGGCAAAGTCTGGATCATTTGCCAGTACATGTGATGGTGCATTATCTTGTTGAATCTATATGGTTTCCCCCTATCTTCTCTAGGCCACTTTTTTACAATTACATCAAgtaccttcgaacctcggccagCTGTGGAGGGTGTCAATTTCACCCTTGATTCGGAAGATGGGAGTGGCGACGAGATCTTGGAATTTGTCcctgactccgacgacgaaggaggtggagccgaatTGACTTCCCAAGCGAGCGACATCGAATTTGTTCCTGACTCGGAGGCACAGGAGACTGGGCCCCTGGAGGAGATGAGGCCAATGTTTCTTAGATTTGTTGATCAGATACTCTAATAATGTTTCTTGTACGCATCCCTACCTCCTTTTCCTCTAATGTCTGCGAGTTTTGTAGAAATTGTCAGGCATCTAAACTTGCAGATGAGCACAGGACTGGCAAAATTCAAGTGTAGGAGGCACTAGCAACAACCAAGAAATTAAGTGGTGTAGAAAACTCAATATCAGACGCTGAGACGGATGATGAGACAAAGGCAAACGTCGAACACAAGCTGGAAGATGAGGCAAAAGAAGAGAGGTTAAATGATTTGGTAAATGAAATGCTTAGTCTGATGGTACCTTTGTATGCAAAAAATATGAATGACACAAAAAATAGGATTACTACTCAAATGAATAAGTAGTAATAGTGCACTATTTACGTTTTACATATCTAGGAGTACTTTTGATTATTCAATAAACATAAACAAAGAGTACTAGTGCATGATAAACTACTGAGACAGTGACAGCATGACACTTTGATAAAGTTGGAGATCACAACTGAGCCTTGTAGGGAGCATGCCAAGCCTTTCTAACCTCTCCTTGTTCATGTGTGGTATCTTGTAGCCATTGCCTCCACCAAGTTTTATGACTTCTAAGAAGCAGCCTTGTAGGGTTAAAAACACCCTATTCACCATATTCTGATCGTATTCGACGTATTCCTTCTCCACGTTCTTGATTAATTCATCTATGTTTTTGGAATTTCTAAGGTACGCCTTAGTCTGTAGGGAAGCAAAGAATCCCAGGTCTAACACATTCATGTCTGGTGAATTTGGGGGTTGATTCATTATGCGAATATCTAGACCAGTATGAGCTACTGCTAAGGCAAAGTCTGCATCATTTGCCAGTACATGTGATGGTGCATTATCTTGTTGAACCCATATGGTTTTCCCCCAATCTTCTCTGGGCCACTTTTTTACAATTGCATCAAGTACCTTCGAAATCAAATAGGATCTACTTGTGTCCCTTGCAACCTTGATGGTCTTTGAGATTAAAGTCCCCCTGGGCTTGTTGTCACTTCTTCTTTTCGCTGGCTCCTACAAAATGTAACAAATCAATTTaataaatatgatttcaagtagaAAGAATGTGATAACAAAAGTCTGCATCACCTGTCTTACAAAGGGCCATATCCCTAGTTTTCCATCGAAGTAACAATTGCCTTCCTCATCATACCTAGGCCTGTCAACAGCTGCAAGAAACATGACTTTGTCTATGAAATTTTTGTTTTGCACTGTTCTTACTGGATCATCTTCACTGGGCAACATGTAGAAGGTTTTGTTTTTCTTAGTGCCGTTGAACCACTTCTCATCAATATGGATAATGTTACGTATATCTTTGAATTTTGGATCAGTATGAACTGTTTGCTCATCTATCATAGTCGAACAAAACCGAAGTCGTTCCCTTTTATTTTGTTGCCTCAAATAAGGCTTAAGGGTACTAGAGTGACGACGAACCAGACCTTCCTTGAAGACCTTGTGCATCTTTgttttttgaaacattcagagCTCCTGCAAGAGATCTAATGGTAGTCCTTTGGTTCAAAGGAACATTTGTAACCTGCGACAAATCAATATCAACTCTTTTCCGTCCACAATTTTTTGCTTTCTTTGAAATAAGATCTACTGCAGTGCCTGCTACTCTGTAACTCTTTACTTTTTCCAAATGTTCTGAACAGTTCTTCTCTTAACATGAAATAAATTTGAAACAATGGCTGTTGTATCTTTGTGTAAAATCCCATTTATACTTCTTGCTAGTAACTCTTCATATATATCTTGTCTTTGTTTGTTTGTTATGTGCTGCCTCCTTATAATAGTGTTCTGGTGTGGTGATTGGTTTTCAGGATCGTCCAAGACAAGATCAACATCATCATCTACAAGGAGGCTGCTAATTACTTACAATACAAATTAGATTTCTTACAATACAAATTAGATTTCTTACTCACCTAATTGCACATTCAAATCAAAATTGTGGATGCTGCTATGCAGATCTTCGACAACATGAACACCTTCGGCGGtaggttcttcatcttcatctacgtGATCATCAAGGGGAAAAATGGTGAATATCTATTGATTAGAGTACAGTTACAACTACAAAATAAAATTTACCTAGACGCAAATTAAGATCAATTGATGAATGAACAGCAGGCTCACGGTCTTCTACTTCATGGATTTGGTCTTGCACGGCCTGCACAACTTCTCCATGGATACCAGCACCTTCTCCATCTTCAATGGTGGCACATAGATTTAGATCAGGTattgcatcttcatcttcttcactagGCGCTGCGTTGAGATCAACTGGCATGCCTATTTTTTGTGGTTTTTGAATGATTTGATAATTTTGGATTACGGATTGTTGGCCTCTTCTTATAGGAATGGAGGAGGGGCTCTAGTGTTTGGGAGGGAAAAAGATACAGACGGAGGCAAGATGAAATTTTCTGGCCACCTCATTTTGGATGTAGCGTTAGGAGGTGGAGGGAAGCGTAAAAAATATAgcttcattttttttgtttttgctacGTAGAGCTCCTTTGTATTTTACTGTAAAAAATTGCTTTTGGCGCCAACACTACTTGGCAGGCTATTGTATGGGAGGTGAAAGTAATTGAGTGCTTACCATATTTTCTATAAGGAAACTTAAATTCCACCCTTTAATCATGCGGAATATGATCAGATTTCAATAGATTAGAAAGTTAAGTGAGGGGTACATGCGTCTATTGCCCTCTCTCTTATTTTGTCTAAGAATAGCCACAATGCACTGTATtccaggacggagggagtatttactAGTATATTAAAAAGAAAGTACCAAGATACATAATTTTTATCTAAATCGCATGTCTTCTCTTCTATCATCTACCTATCACATTTCTCCATATATTGGTTCCCGTTTTGATATAGTTTCTTGTACAAGAAACTATTTTCTTCTTATGTTTCCTTAATTATAGTGACATATCATTACCATCCTAGTTAATTTTTCATCTAATTTTTAGGTTGAGACTACCCTTGACTGCGCGGTAGCGGTGGACCCGATGGTAGGGTCAGAGGTCACATGAATAATGCCGTCGGGTGGTGCTTGGAAGACCTTGAGAAAAAGCACTTGCGCATGCATGCGCCAAACAAGCAAACGGTTCAAAGGGGAGAGGGGTTCGTTCGGATGGCTGTGATTAATCGATTGAGAAAAATTGAAAGACCTAAAGTACTGGTGATGGCCCAACTAAATTGGTGAGGAGAATGGCATTGGAGCCACCATGATCTATCAACCAAAAAATTGTGAGCACACCAGACGAAACCAGACAAAGAAAAGAAGAATCAGAAGAGCAGACTGGGTAGCTGATCAGTATATATACACGCATAGGCACAACAGGATTCATCACAGATTCACAGTTTCTAGGGAAGAAGCCATGGACACATTAGCGCAGGTCCTCAAGCTTGGCACGGCCTTTATTATCTTCCTCGCCGTTTTCCGGCAAAGCATTTGGCACGGCCGTGCTCCGGCGAGGCCGACATTGGTCGAGATCAGTGACTCTGCCGTCGCCCGCACAGCGCTGATCGGCCATGCCGACGCCTTCTCGAACCGCCCGCTCACGCTGTTCCCAGTGGCCTTGGTCACCGGGCAAGGCCACCGCCGGAGCGACAGCATCGGCTCCGCACAGTACGGCCCGCTCTGGCGCGCGCTCCGCTGCAACCTCACTTCTGAGGCTCTGCACCCGTCACGCTTCGACCAACTGAGCCCGCTGCGGCGGGAGTCCGTGGCGGACCTCGTCCCATCGCTGTCCGCAAGGGTCGccgtcggcgacggcggcggcgatgtGGTCGTTATCAGAGACAGCGCGCACGCGGCCGTGTTCGCGCTGGTCGCGCGCTTGTGCTTCGGCGACCTCGTGGGCGACGCGGTCCACCTGCTGGCCATGCGGCGCGTGATGCAGCAGTTCGTGCGCGCCATAGGGGAAGCCAATGTCTTCGCGGGCTCGTGGCTCGCCAAGCTCCTGCACTGGAGGCAGTGGCGGCGCTTCATCGCCTACCGCGGCCAGCAGGCCGCGTTCTTCCTCCCTCTCGTGTCGGAAAGGGAGTGGCGCCGCCATTCTGGGTGCTGCAACGACGGCGGCATCAGGCCGTACGTTGACACTCTCATCGACCTCCGtgtccccgacgacgacgcccggCGCACGCTCGCGGACGACAAGATGGTCAGCCTTCTGTCGGAGTTCCTCGGTGCCAGTACGGAGTCAGTCGTGTCCTGCATCGAGTGGGCTCTCGCTCACCTTGCCGCCCAGCCAGAGGTCCAGGAGAAGCTGCGCCGCAAGATAGCAGGAGATCAAGCAGGCGGCGAGGGGGAGCGCGGTGCCCGAGGAGCGGCTCCGCATGTTGCCGTACTTGCACGCCGTCGTGCTCGAGGCGCTTCGCCTGCACCCCGCCGGTACCCTTCCTCATGCGTGAAGTCCACGTGGAACCGGAGGGTGCGGCGGCCGATGGCAGAGCAACGGTGCCTGCAGTGGGCGGCGGCGGGAGGACGCGGATGGCTGGGCGATTGACTTCACAGAGCTGGACGGGTTCTTCAAGGTGATGAAGACACCACTCAGAGCGCATGTCAA harbors:
- the LOC136521797 gene encoding uncharacterized protein, with the protein product MFQKTKMHKVFKEAVDRPRYDEEGNCYFDGKLGIWPFVRQEPAKRRSDNKPRGTLISKTIKVARDTSRSYLISKVLDAIVKKWPREDWGKTIWVQQDNAPSHVLANDADFALAVAHTGLDIRIMNQPPNSPDMNVLDLGFFASLQTKAYLRNSKNIDELIKNVEKEYVEYDQNMVNRVFLTLQGCFLEVIKLGGGNGYKIPHMNKERLERLGMLPTRLSCDLQLYQSVMLSLSQ
- the LOC136536322 gene encoding cytochrome P450 89A2-like; the encoded protein is MDTLAQVLKLGTAFIIFLAVFRQSIWHGRAPARPTLVEISDSAVARTALIGHADAFSNRPLTLFPVALVTGQGHRRSDSIGSAQYGPLWRALRCNLTSEALHPSRFDQLSPLRRESVADLVPSLSARVAVGDGGGDVVVIRDSAHAAVFALVARLCFGDLVGDAVHLLAMRRVMQQFVRAIGEANVFAGSWLAKLLHWRQWRRFIAYRGQQAAFFLPLVSEREWRRHSGCCNDGGIRPYVDTLIDLRVPDDDARRTLADDKMVSLLSEFLGASTESVVSCIEWALAHLAAQPEVQEKLRRKIAGDQAGGEGERGARGAAPHVAVLARRRARGASPAPRRYPSSCVKSTWNRRVRRPMAEQRCLQWAAAGGRGWLGD